The Streptomyces sp. NBC_00286 nucleotide sequence TCGGCGGTCACGCCTTCCATCTCGGCTTCGGGGCGGAGCTGGACCCGGTGGCGGAGCGTGGGGAGCGCGAGAGCCTTTACGTCATCGGGGATGACGTAGTCGCGGCCGGTCAGCCACGCCCAGGCGCGGGCGGTGGCCAGGAGCGCTGTCGCGCCGCGAGGGGAGACGCCGAGGGCGAGGGACGGAGATTCGCGGGTGGCGCGGCAGATGTCCACTACGTAGCCGGTGATTTCGGGGGATACCGCTGTCTTGCCGACTGCCGCGCGGGCGGCTTCGAGGGCGGCGGGGTCGGCTACGGGGCGTACGCCGGCGGCGCGCAGGTCGCGCGGGTTGAAGCCCTCGGTGTGGCGGGTGAGGACGTCGATCTCGTCCTTGCGGGAGGGCAGCGGGATCGTCAGCTTGAGGAGGAAACGGTCCAGCTGGGCTTCCGGGAGGGGGTATGTGCCCTCGTATTCGACGGGGTTCTGCGTTGCGGCGACCAGGAAGGGCTCGGGGAGGGGGCGTGCGGTGCCGTCGACCGTGACCTGGCGCTCCTCCATCGCTTCGAGGAGCGAGGACTGGGTCTTGGGCGGGGTGCGGTTGATCTCGTCGGCGAGCAGGAGGTTGGTGAAGACCGGGCCGGGCTGGAAGGAGAACTCGGCGGTGCGGGCGTCGTAGACGAGGGAGCCCGTGACGTCGCTGGGCATCAGGTCCGGGGTGAACTGGACGCGCTTGGTGTCGAGTTCGAGGGCTGCTGCGAGGGCGCGGACGAGCAGCGTCTTGGCGACCCCGGGGACTCCTTCGAGCAGGACGTGACCGCGGCAGAGGAGTGCGACGACGAGGCCGGTCACGGCGGGGTCCTGGCCGACCACGGCTTT carries:
- a CDS encoding AAA family ATPase, which translates into the protein MDPTTDNAADTRDPGGARASLEALRAEIAKAVVGQDPAVTGLVVALLCRGHVLLEGVPGVAKTLLVRALAAALELDTKRVQFTPDLMPSDVTGSLVYDARTAEFSFQPGPVFTNLLLADEINRTPPKTQSSLLEAMEERQVTVDGTARPLPEPFLVAATQNPVEYEGTYPLPEAQLDRFLLKLTIPLPSRKDEIDVLTRHTEGFNPRDLRAAGVRPVADPAALEAARAAVGKTAVSPEITGYVVDICRATRESPSLALGVSPRGATALLATARAWAWLTGRDYVIPDDVKALALPTLRHRVQLRPEAEMEGVTADSVINAILAHVPVPR